Genomic window (Candidatus Aminicenantes bacterium):
TTCTCGGCCTTCGACAGCCAATGGCTGAAGACCGTCGCCGCCTTCCGCCCCCGTCCCTTTCTCTTCCTGGCCGAAGGGGTGTTCATGTATTTCCCCGAAGAACAGGTCCGGTCATTGGTAATGAAACTGCTGGAACTTTTTCCTGGCTCCGAACTGGCTTTTGATGGTTTTTCCCCCTTCGTCGTCTGGGCCAACAACCGCCGCATCGCCCGCACCAAGCTCGGCGCCCGCTACCACTGGGCATGCAAAAATGGAAAAAAGCTGGAAAGCTGGGGCGACATGCGCCTGCTCGG
Coding sequences:
- a CDS encoding class I SAM-dependent methyltransferase; the encoded protein is MDSRFERVDNGSVEWFDLDLPEVIELRKKLLGSEKGRYHLLPFSAFDSQWLKTVAAFRPRPFLFLAEGVFMYFPEEQVRSLVMKLLELFPGSELAFDGFSPFVVWANNRRIARTKLGARYHWACKNGKKLESWGDMRLLGEWRIFDHVEPRLAKIRRLRFIPLVAKAIGIYRYRLGS